A segment of the Tissierellales bacterium genome:
TTTCACAAGAAACCCATGAAGCTGAAAAAGAAAAAACGAATGAAGATAGTTCTGCTGATATAGATATATTTGAAGGATATAGAAAGATAGAAGTAGATGGTGGCGATTTATCAGGAAATAGAGAATCAAAAGTTGTTGTTGATATTGGATTTGGTGATAGAGAGTATTATGCTTTTACAAATGAATATGGTCAACTAGTAAAGGTAGTTGCTGAAAAAATTGTATTACAGGATGATAAAAAAGAGAAAGTTCTATCAACAGGAAGATATTATAGAGATGAAGCAAAGGTTCCAGGTGTAGAAAGTAAGACATTAGACGAGGGACATATTATAGCTGATTCTCTAGGTGGAGTATCAAATGCTTACAATATAACACCGCAAAACAGCACATTAAATAGGCATGGCAATCAAGCATATATGGAAAAAGCTATCAGAGAAGCTGGTGGATGTACGGATTTTACAGCTATAATTAGTTATCCAGATACTAATACACAAATACCAAGTCATTACAGTTATACTTACACACTAAATGGAAATGTGATAAATGATGAGTTTGATAATATTAATAGCGATGATGCTAATAAGGAAATAAACAAAGCTGGCAAGAAAGAAAATGAAAAAATATTGATTGAATCTCAAAAGAAAAAATCTGAAGAAGCTGCTAAATCTGTAGAGTCGTCAGATTCTGATGAAAATAAAGCTGTGGTAGATGAATCGAAAACACCAATAGTAGATATTATTAAATTGGACAAGAAAGCAGAAATCATTGAAATAAAAAATACTACAGATTCAGAGATAAATCTTAAAGGCTGGAAGATAGTTTCAGAAAAAGGTAATCAGTCATTTGTTTTTAAAGAATACGTGTTAGAGGCAGGAAATAGTGTTAAAATAGGAGATTCAAATAGAAATGAAAATATAGATTTACATTGGATAGATGGAAAAGGTGTTTGGAATAATACGAAAAGTGATCCAGCGATTTTATATGATGCAAATGGAAAAGTAATAGATAGATATGATAACTAGAGAAATAATTGTATCGATTGAAATCTTATGTAGGATGGAAAAAGTATATTTTATAAGAAGGTGGAAAAATGATAAATAGAATAAATTTTGAGGATATTTCAGATGGAAAAACATATGATATAAATGATTTAGTCAGAGCAGATGCTGGTGGATGTGAAGGATGTAGTGCCTGTTGTCATGGAGTTGGTGATCTTTTTTCGTTAAATCCATATGACATTTATCAGATAAAAAAGAATTTGAATGTCTCATTTGATGAATTAATTGAAGACAAGATAGAATTGGTATTAGAAAAGAAATTTAGATTACCGCATTTGAAAATGTATGGTGATGATGAAAGATGTTCGTTTTTGAATCAAGATAATAGATGTTCTATACATGAATATAGACCAGATGTATGTAGATTGTTTCCACTAGGTAGAGTTTATGAAAAGAGGGATTTTAAATATTTTTTACAAAAAGGAGCATGCGTCAAAACTAAACTTGGAAAGGTAAAAATAAAAAAATGGCTTAGCATTGATAATTATAGTGAAAATAAAAAATTCATATTGATGTGGCATGGCATAGTCAAAGCTCTTGAGTTTAGATTGAAATTTGTAAGAAGTGATGAAGAACTTGAGGCTATAGGGAAAGATTTATTAGATACATTTTATCGTATTGATATATCTGAGAGTGAAGATTTTTATGAAATGTTTTTTGATATAGTTGAAGATGCAAAGTCAAGACTTGGAATAATTTAAAATTAACCTTCAAAAATAATTAATTGATCTATAAAATATGGATTTTAGTAATTATTTTTGAAGGTTTTTTATTTTTTTTTTTTGATTATCTTTTCTGATTCAAAATAAATCAACTTGTGTAGAAATTGTATTTTTTTTGCAAATAAAACGGTGAATGGTAGTTAAATGAAATGGAAATAGAGGAAAATGTTGGCTAAATCACATTTTATTAATAGGTTTTTAAATATAATATTTGCCATTAATTTAGACGTGTAAAATTTTGCAATAGGATAATTTAATTGCGATAAATTAATGCTTGCAATTAAATAAATACCATGGTAATATTAAATCACGCGATAAGATAACGTGCGTTGACACACGGTGATAACTATTGACATTAAAGATTGCATGTTGTAAATCGCGGCTTTATTTTAATAAAGTTTGGCCAACTTTCATTAAATCTTATTAAGATATGAGGGGGTGACATCATGGTAAAAGACTTAAACAAAAAAGCTGCTAAGAATACTGAAGCAGAAGAAAAACAGCTTAAAGAATTAGAAGCAAATGCAGGTGATGGATATTGTTTCTTAAGATTCTAATTGAGAGTTAATAGAATTAATTGATGAAATGTCATTAGGAAGTAATTTATCATGGAATTAGTGTTTAATCCAAATAAATTATACCTAATGGCATTTTAAATATAAAATAAATTGCAAGTTGAGGAGAAGATTTATGAAAGAATTTTTTGAAAATAATTTTAAAGATGCCAGACCTTTAGACACAATAAATACTATTAGAAAGCTACTAGGAAATTGCGGATTGAATCCAATTGAAACGAATTGGAAATCGTCATCTAAAAATTATCATTCGGTACACCTTAGAATTCCAGAATTAAATATGTTTTCAAATGGAAAAGGTATAAATAGAGAATTAGCGTTAGCTAGTGCTTATGGTGAGTTTATAGAACGTTTTCAGAACCAAGCGATGTATAGAGTTAGTATAGAATTTTCACAAAATGTGGAAGACGCATATGGATTTTATTATTCGCCAGATGAAAATTACTATAGTATTGATGAATTGTTAGAAGGAAAAAGAGACGAGCGGGTGTTTATTCCTGATTGCGCACAAGTACATATAGATGACGATAAAATAGATCAATGGTTGTTATATAGTCCAAAGTGTAAGAGAGACAAAATATTGGCAGTTCCATATTATAATGCAACAGATTGTAAGATAGAGGATATTCCGATAGCAGCACTGTCACTTTTTTATGGAACGAATGGAATGTGTGCAGGGAATTCGCCAGAAGAGGCTCTTGTTGAGGGTATAGCAGAGATTTTTGAGAGATATGCTATATTAGAAGTTTTGGAAAATGGAGTTATACCACCTACAATTCCAAGAAGTTTTTTGAAAAATTATGCTAGACAATACGCTATGATAGAAACATTAGAGGAAATGAGTGGATATGAAGTAATAGTAAAAGATTGTTCGTTAGGAAAAGGACTACCAGTTGTTGGAATAATAATAGTGGATAAAAAATTACAGAAATACGTTTGGAGCTTTGGCTCACATCCTCATTTCGATATAGCACTTGAAAGGACACTTACTGAATCACTTCAAGGTAGTGACTTGTTCAATTTTACGAAACTTCAAGATTTTTCATATATTAAAAATGAAGAAATAAATAGTAAAAAAAATAAATTGGAGATACTTAGATGCGGGCAAGGAGTATATGATGCTAAGACATTTTCAAATAAATTTAGTTATGAGTTTAGGCCTTTTGAAAAGCTATATTTTGAGTCTAATAAAGAAATGCTTGATTTCATGATTGGAATTGTAGATTATATGGGAGAAAAAGTATATATTAGGGATGTTTCTTTTATGGGATTTCCAAGTTATCATGTAGTTATTTCAAATATGGCAGATATATTAGATCCAGATGATACCTTTGTGCAAAAAACACTCGATGAGATGAGCGT
Coding sequences within it:
- a CDS encoding lamin tail domain-containing protein — translated: NRMKKRIIFATLAISAVLMTAACGKVEEKKDMNLNEDIAVSQETHEAEKEKTNEDSSADIDIFEGYRKIEVDGGDLSGNRESKVVVDIGFGDREYYAFTNEYGQLVKVVAEKIVLQDDKKEKVLSTGRYYRDEAKVPGVESKTLDEGHIIADSLGGVSNAYNITPQNSTLNRHGNQAYMEKAIREAGGCTDFTAIISYPDTNTQIPSHYSYTYTLNGNVINDEFDNINSDDANKEINKAGKKENEKILIESQKKKSEEAAKSVESSDSDENKAVVDESKTPIVDIIKLDKKAEIIEIKNTTDSEINLKGWKIVSEKGNQSFVFKEYVLEAGNSVKIGDSNRNENIDLHWIDGKGVWNNTKSDPAILYDANGKVIDRYDN
- a CDS encoding YkgJ family cysteine cluster protein, whose protein sequence is MINRINFEDISDGKTYDINDLVRADAGGCEGCSACCHGVGDLFSLNPYDIYQIKKNLNVSFDELIEDKIELVLEKKFRLPHLKMYGDDERCSFLNQDNRCSIHEYRPDVCRLFPLGRVYEKRDFKYFLQKGACVKTKLGKVKIKKWLSIDNYSENKKFILMWHGIVKALEFRLKFVRSDEELEAIGKDLLDTFYRIDISESEDFYEMFFDIVEDAKSRLGII
- a CDS encoding YcaO-like family protein, with translation MKEFFENNFKDARPLDTINTIRKLLGNCGLNPIETNWKSSSKNYHSVHLRIPELNMFSNGKGINRELALASAYGEFIERFQNQAMYRVSIEFSQNVEDAYGFYYSPDENYYSIDELLEGKRDERVFIPDCAQVHIDDDKIDQWLLYSPKCKRDKILAVPYYNATDCKIEDIPIAALSLFYGTNGMCAGNSPEEALVEGIAEIFERYAILEVLENGVIPPTIPRSFLKNYARQYAMIETLEEMSGYEVIVKDCSLGKGLPVVGIIIVDKKLQKYVWSFGSHPHFDIALERTLTESLQGSDLFNFTKLQDFSYIKNEEINSKKNKLEILRCGQGVYDAKTFSNKFSYEFRPFEKLYFESNKEMLDFMIGIVDYMGEKVYIRDVSFMGFPSYHVVISNMADILDPDDTFVQKTLDEMSVKSIVRDLDSSSKNDIETVLSYVERYFDSDEDSLGDIIGAPVNLIFPWYKITRRLFLSTLYWRLGNKASSYEEISKYIEIVSEKKEMDSETLTWYKCIRDYMGTRIKEEPKDDALEVMKLFYEEELISSVVKYIDNPEKLFKNYSKISCWDCEKCNFSSYCNYKELEEVHLRIKKIYSKNMINQFSLKDLFTDK